A stretch of the Enterobacter mori genome encodes the following:
- the narJ gene encoding nitrate reductase molybdenum cofactor assembly chaperone, with translation MIELVIVSRLLEYPDAALAQHQQELFDALASSENLDKEDAQKLGVFLRDLLARDLLDAQADYSQLFDRGRATSLLLFEHVHGESRDRGQAMVDLMSQYEQHGLQLDSRELPDHLPLYLEYLAQLPKEEALGGLQDIAPILALLAARLQQRESAYAVLFDLLVKLANAAVDSEKVAEKIADEARDDTPQALDAVWEEEQVKFFADQNCGESEISAHQRRFAGAVAPQYLNISNGGRQ, from the coding sequence ATGATTGAACTCGTCATTGTTTCGCGTCTGCTCGAGTACCCGGATGCTGCGCTTGCGCAGCATCAGCAGGAACTCTTTGATGCACTCGCGTCATCTGAAAACCTGGATAAAGAGGATGCCCAGAAGCTGGGCGTTTTCCTCCGCGATTTGTTAGCACGCGATCTCCTGGACGCGCAGGCGGACTACAGCCAGCTGTTTGACCGCGGGCGCGCTACGTCGCTGCTGCTGTTTGAACACGTCCACGGTGAATCCCGCGATCGTGGTCAGGCGATGGTCGACCTGATGTCCCAGTACGAGCAGCACGGCCTGCAGCTCGACAGCCGCGAACTGCCAGACCACCTGCCACTTTACCTGGAATATCTGGCGCAGCTGCCAAAAGAAGAGGCGCTGGGCGGTTTACAGGATATTGCACCGATCCTGGCGCTGCTCGCCGCGCGTCTTCAGCAGCGCGAAAGTGCTTATGCGGTGCTCTTTGACCTGCTGGTGAAGCTGGCTAACGCCGCCGTTGATAGCGAAAAAGTGGCGGAAAAAATCGCGGATGAAGCTCGCGATGACACCCCGCAGGCGCTTGATGCGGTCTGGGAAGAAGAGCAGGTGAAGTTCTTTGCTGACCAGAACTGCGGCGAGTCTGAAATCTCCGCTCACCAGCGTCGTTTTGCCGGGGCCGTTGCTCCGCAATATTTGAATATCTCTAACGGAGGACGGCAATAA
- the narH gene encoding nitrate reductase subunit beta, whose product MKIRSQVGMVLNLDKCIGCHTCSVTCKNVWTSREGTEYAWFNNVETKPGTGFPTNWEDQEKYKGGWIRKINGKIQPRMGNRAMLLGKIFANPHLPGIDDYYEPFDFDYQNLHNAAEGKHQPIARPRSLITGQRMDKIEKGPNWEDDLGGEFEKLSKDKNFENMQKAMYGQFENTFMMYLPRLCEHCLNPACVATCPSGAIYKREEDGIVLIDQDKCRGWRMCITGCPYKKIYFNWKSGKSEKCIFCYPRIEAGMPTVCSESCVGRIRYLGVLLYDADAIETAASTENEKDLYQRQLDVFLDPNDPKVIEQALKDGVPQSVIDAAQQSPVYKMAMDWKLALPLHPEYRTLPMVWYVPPLSPIQSAADAGELGGNGILPDVESLRIPVQYLANLLTAGDTQPVLLALKRMLAMRHFKRAETVDGVTDTRALEEVGLTEAQAQEMYRYLAIANYEDRFVVPSSHREQARDAFPEKNGCGFSFGDGCHGSDTKFNLFNSRRIDAMDVTSKTEPHQ is encoded by the coding sequence ATGAAAATTCGTTCACAAGTCGGCATGGTGCTGAATCTGGATAAATGCATCGGCTGTCATACCTGCTCAGTCACCTGTAAAAACGTCTGGACCAGCCGTGAAGGTACCGAATATGCCTGGTTCAACAACGTTGAAACCAAGCCAGGCACCGGTTTCCCGACCAACTGGGAAGACCAGGAGAAATACAAGGGCGGCTGGATCCGCAAAATCAACGGCAAAATCCAGCCGCGCATGGGTAACCGTGCCATGCTGCTGGGGAAAATCTTCGCTAACCCGCATCTGCCGGGCATCGACGATTACTACGAGCCGTTTGATTTTGACTATCAGAACCTGCATAACGCCGCAGAAGGTAAACATCAGCCGATTGCGCGCCCTCGCTCCCTGATCACCGGGCAGCGCATGGATAAGATCGAGAAAGGCCCGAACTGGGAAGACGATCTGGGCGGTGAATTCGAGAAGCTGTCGAAAGACAAAAACTTCGAGAATATGCAGAAGGCGATGTACGGCCAGTTCGAGAATACCTTCATGATGTACCTGCCGCGTCTGTGCGAGCACTGCCTTAACCCGGCATGTGTGGCAACCTGCCCGAGCGGTGCCATCTACAAGCGTGAAGAGGACGGCATCGTCCTGATCGACCAGGACAAGTGCCGCGGCTGGCGCATGTGCATCACCGGCTGTCCGTACAAAAAAATCTACTTCAACTGGAAGAGCGGCAAGTCAGAGAAGTGCATCTTCTGCTATCCGCGCATTGAAGCCGGTATGCCGACCGTCTGTTCAGAAAGCTGCGTGGGCCGTATTCGCTACCTCGGCGTGCTGCTGTACGACGCGGACGCGATTGAAACGGCAGCAAGCACCGAAAACGAAAAAGATCTGTACCAGCGTCAGCTGGACGTTTTCCTCGATCCGAACGATCCGAAAGTGATCGAGCAGGCGCTGAAGGACGGCGTGCCGCAGAGCGTGATCGACGCGGCGCAGCAGTCTCCGGTGTACAAAATGGCGATGGACTGGAAGCTGGCCCTGCCGCTGCATCCTGAATATCGTACGCTGCCGATGGTCTGGTACGTGCCGCCGCTGTCTCCGATTCAGTCTGCTGCCGACGCGGGTGAGCTGGGCGGCAACGGCATTCTGCCGGATGTGGAAAGCCTGCGTATTCCGGTTCAGTACCTGGCGAACCTGCTGACCGCAGGCGATACCCAGCCGGTTCTGCTGGCGCTGAAGCGTATGCTGGCAATGCGTCACTTCAAACGTGCAGAGACCGTGGACGGCGTTACCGATACCCGTGCGCTGGAAGAGGTCGGTCTGACCGAAGCACAGGCGCAGGAGATGTACCGCTATCTGGCGATTGCGAACTACGAAGACCGTTTCGTCGTACCGAGCAGCCACCGCGAGCAGGCGCGTGATGCCTTCCCGGAGAAAAACGGATGTGGTTTTAGCTTCGGTGACGGTTGCCACGGCTCAGACACCAAATTCAACCTGTTCAACAGCCGCCGCATCGACGCTATGGATGTGACCAGCAAAACGGAGCCGCACCAATGA
- a CDS encoding nitrate reductase subunit alpha, with protein MSKFLDRFRYFKQKGETFADGHGQLLETNRDWEDGYRQRWQHDKVVRSTHGVNCTGSCSWKIFVKNGLVTWEVQQTDYPRTRPDLPNHEPRGCPRGASYSWYLYSANRLKYPLMRKRLMKMWREAKVQHSDPVDAWASIIEDADKAKSFKQARGRGGFVRSSWKEVNELIAASNVYTVKTYGPDRVAGFSPIPAMSMVSYASGARYLSLIGGTCLSFYDWYCDLPPASPQTWGEQTDVPESADWYNSSYILAWGSNVPQTRTPDAHFFTEVRYKGTKTVAITPDYAEIAKLCDLWLAPKQGTDAAMALAMGHVMLREFHLDKPSQYFTDYVRRYTDFPMLVMLEERDGYYAAGRMLRAADLVDALGQENNPEWKTVACNSNGELIAPNGSIGFRWGEKGKWNLEQRNGTTGEETELRLSMLGSQDEIADVGFPYFGGEGTEHFNKVELNNVLMHKLPVKRLQLADGSTALVTTVYDLTMANYGLERGLNDENCATSYDDVKAYTPAWAEQITGVPRAQITRIAREFAENADKTHGRSMIIVGAGLNHWYHLDMNYRGLINMLIFCGCVGQSGGGWAHYVGQEKLRPQTGWQPLAFALDWQRPARHMNSTSYFYNHSSQWRYETVTADELLSPMADKSRYSGHLIDFNVRAERMGWLPSAPQLGTNPLRIAEAAKKAGMTPVDYTVKSLKEGSIRFAAEQPENGKNHPRNLFIWRSNLLGSSGKGHEFMLKYLLGTEHGIQGKDLGKQGGVKPEEVEWKDNGLDGKLDLVVTLDFRLSSTCLYSDIVLPTATWYEKDDMNTSDMHPFIHPLSAAVDPAWESKSDWEIYKGIAEKFSEVCVGHLGKETDVVTLPIQHDSAAELAQPLDVKDWKKGECDLIPGVTAPHIIPVERDYPATYERFTSIGPLMEKIGNGGKGIAWNTQSEMDLLRKLNYTKADGPAKGQPMLNTAIDAAEMILTLAPETNGQVAVKAWEALSKITGRDHKHLALNKEDEKIRFRDIQAQPRKIISSPTWSGLEDEHVSYNAGYTNVHELIPWRTLTGRQSLYQDHQWMRDFGESLLVYRPPIDTRSVKAVMGEKSNGNPEKALNFLTPHQKWGIHSTYSDNLLMLTLGRGGPIVWMSEADAKDLGIVDNDWIEVFNSNGSLTARAVVSQRVPAGMTMMYHAQERIVNIPGSEITEQRGGIHNSVTRITPKPTHMIGGYAQLAYGFNYYGTVGSNRDEFVVVRKMKNINWLDGEGNDQVQESVK; from the coding sequence ATGAGCAAATTTTTAGACCGGTTTCGCTACTTCAAGCAGAAGGGCGAGACGTTTGCCGATGGGCACGGTCAGCTTCTGGAGACCAACCGCGACTGGGAAGATGGCTATCGCCAGCGCTGGCAGCATGACAAAGTGGTCCGTTCTACCCACGGCGTCAACTGCACGGGTTCGTGCAGCTGGAAGATTTTCGTCAAGAATGGTCTGGTGACCTGGGAAGTCCAGCAAACCGACTACCCGCGCACGCGTCCAGACCTGCCGAATCATGAACCGCGCGGCTGTCCGCGTGGCGCAAGCTACTCCTGGTATCTCTACAGCGCTAACCGCCTGAAATACCCTCTGATGCGTAAGCGCCTGATGAAAATGTGGCGTGAAGCGAAAGTCCAGCACAGCGATCCGGTTGATGCATGGGCATCCATCATTGAAGATGCCGACAAAGCGAAAAGCTTCAAGCAGGCTCGCGGGCGCGGTGGTTTCGTTCGCTCCTCCTGGAAAGAAGTGAACGAACTGATTGCGGCGTCTAACGTCTACACCGTCAAAACCTACGGCCCGGACCGCGTGGCGGGCTTCTCGCCAATCCCGGCGATGTCGATGGTCTCCTACGCATCTGGCGCGCGCTATCTCTCCCTGATTGGCGGGACCTGCCTGAGCTTCTATGACTGGTACTGCGACCTGCCGCCTGCGTCCCCACAGACCTGGGGCGAGCAGACCGACGTGCCGGAGTCCGCCGACTGGTATAACTCCAGCTACATTCTGGCCTGGGGCTCTAACGTTCCGCAGACCCGTACCCCGGATGCCCACTTCTTTACCGAAGTGCGTTACAAAGGCACTAAAACCGTTGCGATTACCCCTGACTATGCGGAAATAGCCAAGCTGTGCGACCTGTGGCTGGCACCTAAGCAGGGCACCGATGCGGCGATGGCGCTGGCGATGGGCCACGTCATGCTGCGCGAGTTCCACCTGGATAAACCAAGCCAGTACTTCACTGACTACGTGCGTCGCTACACCGATTTCCCGATGCTGGTCATGCTCGAAGAGCGTGATGGCTACTATGCTGCGGGCCGCATGCTGCGCGCCGCTGACCTGGTGGATGCTCTGGGCCAGGAGAATAATCCTGAGTGGAAAACCGTTGCCTGCAACAGCAATGGCGAACTGATTGCGCCAAACGGCTCTATCGGTTTCCGCTGGGGCGAAAAGGGCAAATGGAACCTGGAGCAGCGTAACGGCACGACGGGCGAAGAGACCGAACTGCGCCTGAGCATGCTGGGCAGCCAGGATGAGATCGCAGACGTCGGCTTCCCGTACTTCGGCGGCGAAGGTACCGAGCATTTCAACAAGGTTGAACTGAATAACGTTCTGATGCACAAACTGCCGGTGAAGCGTCTACAGCTCGCCGATGGTTCAACGGCGCTCGTCACCACCGTTTACGATCTCACCATGGCGAACTACGGCCTTGAGCGCGGTCTGAACGACGAAAACTGCGCAACCAGCTATGACGACGTGAAAGCGTACACCCCGGCCTGGGCGGAGCAGATCACCGGCGTGCCGCGCGCGCAGATCACCCGCATCGCGCGTGAGTTCGCGGAAAACGCTGACAAGACTCACGGTCGTTCCATGATCATCGTCGGTGCCGGTCTGAACCACTGGTATCACCTCGATATGAACTACCGCGGCCTGATTAACATGCTGATTTTCTGCGGCTGCGTGGGGCAGAGCGGCGGCGGCTGGGCGCACTATGTTGGCCAGGAAAAACTGCGTCCGCAGACCGGCTGGCAGCCGCTGGCGTTTGCCCTCGACTGGCAGCGTCCGGCACGCCACATGAACAGCACCTCCTACTTCTATAACCACTCCAGCCAGTGGCGCTACGAGACGGTTACCGCAGATGAACTGCTGTCGCCAATGGCGGATAAATCCCGCTACAGCGGTCACCTGATTGACTTCAACGTGCGTGCGGAACGTATGGGCTGGCTGCCGTCGGCTCCGCAGCTGGGCACCAACCCGCTGCGCATTGCGGAAGCGGCGAAGAAGGCAGGCATGACCCCGGTGGACTACACCGTTAAGTCGCTGAAGGAAGGTTCGATTCGCTTTGCGGCGGAACAGCCAGAAAACGGTAAAAACCATCCGCGCAACCTGTTCATCTGGCGCTCAAACCTGCTGGGTTCATCCGGTAAAGGTCACGAGTTCATGCTGAAGTATCTGCTCGGTACGGAACACGGTATTCAGGGCAAAGATCTCGGCAAGCAGGGCGGCGTGAAGCCTGAAGAAGTTGAATGGAAAGATAACGGTCTGGACGGCAAGCTGGATCTGGTGGTGACGCTGGATTTCCGTCTGTCGAGCACCTGCCTGTACTCTGATATCGTTCTGCCGACGGCAACCTGGTATGAAAAAGATGACATGAATACCTCGGATATGCATCCGTTTATTCATCCATTGTCTGCTGCCGTTGACCCGGCGTGGGAATCCAAAAGCGACTGGGAAATCTACAAAGGCATCGCCGAGAAATTCTCTGAAGTCTGCGTGGGGCACCTGGGTAAAGAAACCGACGTGGTGACGCTGCCAATCCAGCACGACTCCGCTGCCGAACTGGCGCAGCCACTGGACGTCAAGGACTGGAAAAAAGGTGAGTGCGATCTGATCCCGGGTGTGACGGCGCCGCACATCATTCCGGTAGAACGTGACTACCCGGCGACCTACGAACGCTTTACCTCTATCGGCCCGCTGATGGAGAAAATCGGCAACGGCGGGAAAGGGATCGCCTGGAACACCCAGAGCGAAATGGACCTGCTGCGTAAGCTCAATTACACCAAAGCAGACGGCCCGGCGAAAGGCCAGCCAATGCTGAACACGGCGATTGATGCCGCAGAGATGATCCTGACCCTGGCACCGGAAACCAACGGCCAGGTCGCAGTAAAAGCCTGGGAAGCGCTGAGTAAAATCACCGGTCGCGACCACAAGCATCTGGCCCTGAACAAAGAAGACGAGAAAATCCGCTTCCGCGATATTCAGGCCCAGCCGCGCAAAATTATCTCCAGCCCGACCTGGTCTGGTCTGGAAGATGAGCACGTCTCCTATAACGCGGGCTACACCAACGTTCACGAGCTGATCCCATGGCGTACCCTGACCGGCCGTCAGTCTCTGTATCAGGATCACCAGTGGATGCGTGATTTCGGTGAGAGCCTGCTGGTTTACCGTCCGCCAATCGACACCCGTTCGGTGAAAGCGGTGATGGGCGAGAAGTCCAACGGTAACCCTGAGAAAGCGCTGAACTTCCTGACGCCGCACCAGAAGTGGGGGATCCACTCCACCTACAGCGACAACCTGCTGATGCTGACGCTGGGTCGCGGCGGTCCGATTGTCTGGATGAGCGAAGCGGATGCCAAAGATCTGGGCATTGTGGATAACGACTGGATCGAAGTCTTCAACAGCAACGGTTCATTGACCGCTCGCGCAGTGGTTAGCCAGCGAGTGCCTGCGGGGATGACCATGATGTACCACGCGCAGGAACGTATCGTGAACATACCTGGCTCAGAAATCACCGAGCAGCGCGGCGGTATTCATAACTCGGTCACCCGTATTACGCCGAAGCCGACCCACATGATCGGTGGCTATGCGCAACTGGCCTACGGCTTTAACTACTACGGCACCGTAGGATCTAACCGCGATGAGTTCGTGGTGGTACGTAAGATGAAGAATATTAACTGGTTAGACGGCGAAGGTAATGACCAGGTACAGGAGAGCGTAAAATGA
- a CDS encoding NarK family nitrate/nitrite MFS transporter — translation MSHSSAPERENGAVITDWRPEDPAFWQQRGHRVASRNLWISVPCLLLAFCVWMLFSAVAVNLPKVGFTFTTDQLFMLTALPSLSGALLRVPYAFMVPVFGGRRWTAFSTGIMIVPCVWLGFAVQDTSTPFSVFVIISLLCGFAGANFASSMANISFFFPKAKQGGALGINGGLGNMGVSVMQLIAPLAISVSIFAAFGGGGVTQPDGSSLFLQNAAWIWVPFLVVFTLAAWFFMNDLSASKASLSEQLPVLKRGHLWVMALLYLATFGSFIGFSAGFAMLSKTQFPDVQILQFAFFGPFVGALARSLGGMISDRLGGTRVTLVNFMVMAIFCALLFLTLPANGQGGNFIAFFSVFMVLFLTAGLGSASTFQMISVIFRKLTMDRVKAQGGTEEQAMREAATDTAAALGFISAIGAIGGFFIPKAFGISLDLTGSPAGAMKVFLVFYIACVVITWLVYGRNTKKNK, via the coding sequence ATGAGTCACTCATCCGCTCCCGAAAGGGAAAATGGTGCCGTTATTACAGACTGGCGACCAGAGGATCCGGCGTTCTGGCAACAGCGCGGCCATCGTGTAGCAAGTCGTAATCTATGGATTTCCGTTCCGTGCCTGCTGTTAGCGTTTTGCGTATGGATGTTGTTTAGTGCAGTTGCGGTAAATCTGCCAAAGGTCGGTTTTACCTTTACGACCGATCAGCTGTTTATGTTGACCGCGCTGCCGTCCCTGTCCGGTGCGTTGCTGCGTGTGCCTTATGCGTTTATGGTGCCGGTGTTTGGCGGACGCCGCTGGACGGCTTTCAGTACCGGCATCATGATCGTGCCGTGCGTGTGGCTCGGTTTTGCGGTGCAGGATACCTCCACGCCGTTTAGCGTGTTTGTGATCATCTCTCTGCTGTGCGGCTTTGCTGGCGCAAACTTTGCCTCCAGCATGGCGAACATCAGCTTCTTCTTCCCAAAAGCGAAGCAGGGTGGTGCGCTGGGGATTAACGGTGGTCTGGGGAACATGGGCGTGAGCGTGATGCAGCTGATTGCCCCGCTGGCGATTTCGGTTTCCATCTTTGCGGCCTTTGGCGGCGGCGGTGTGACCCAGCCGGATGGTTCTTCTCTGTTCCTGCAGAACGCGGCCTGGATTTGGGTGCCGTTCCTGGTGGTCTTCACGCTGGCGGCCTGGTTCTTTATGAACGATTTGTCCGCGTCGAAGGCGTCTCTGAGCGAACAGTTACCGGTCCTGAAACGCGGTCACCTTTGGGTTATGGCGCTGTTGTATCTGGCAACGTTCGGCTCGTTTATCGGGTTCTCTGCGGGTTTCGCCATGCTGTCAAAAACCCAGTTCCCGGACGTGCAGATCCTGCAGTTTGCCTTCTTTGGTCCATTTGTTGGCGCGCTGGCACGTTCTCTTGGCGGGATGATCTCCGACCGTCTGGGCGGGACGCGCGTGACGCTGGTGAACTTCATGGTGATGGCAATCTTCTGCGCGCTGCTGTTCCTGACGCTGCCAGCTAACGGGCAGGGCGGCAACTTTATCGCCTTCTTCAGCGTGTTTATGGTGCTGTTCCTGACGGCCGGGCTGGGAAGTGCCTCCACGTTCCAGATGATCTCCGTCATCTTCCGTAAGCTGACCATGGATCGCGTAAAAGCGCAGGGCGGCACCGAAGAGCAGGCCATGCGTGAAGCGGCGACCGACACCGCTGCTGCACTGGGCTTTATCTCTGCGATTGGCGCAATTGGTGGCTTCTTCATCCCGAAAGCGTTCGGTATCTCACTGGACCTGACCGGCTCTCCGGCAGGGGCCATGAAAGTATTCCTCGTCTTCTATATCGCCTGCGTTGTGATTACGTGGCTGGTATATGGCCGTAATACCAAGAAAAATAAGTAA
- the narX gene encoding nitrate/nitrite two-component system sensor histidine kinase NarX, whose amino-acid sequence MLKRCLSPLTLVNQLALIVLLSTAIGVTGMAISGWLVQGVQGNAHAINEAGSLRMQSYRLLASVPLTQDDQKLIDDMEHTAFSPELESAAIRAGQKSQLKALQGYWHTQLEPGLKQAKSPDAVARDVAGFVSRIDTLVSSFDQTTELRIDRVVMIHRVMALFMGLLLIFTIVWLRARLLNPWKQLLAMARAVTNRDFTQRTHISGRNEMAMLGQALNTMSEELSESYAVLEQRVQEKTAGLEQKNEILSFLWQANRRLHMQVPLCERLSPVLNGLQNLTLLHDLELRVYDVEDEENHQEFTCQSDMSCDDKGCHLCPRGIPSLTTTGTTLKWRLMDSHTQYGILLATLPAGRHLSHDQQQLVDTLVEQLTATLALDRHQEKQQQLIVMEERATIARELHDSIAQSLSCMKMQVSCLQMQDAEMPESNKQLLSQIRNELNTSWVQLRELLTTFRLQLTEPGLRPALESSCHEFSARLGFPVKLDYQLPPRFVPSHQAIHLLQIAREALSNVLKHASATAVKVTVSQHNNQVKLTIQDDGCGVPENAERTNHYGLIIMRDRAQSLRGDCQVRRRDTGGTEVVVTFIPEKPLTTAQGEHHD is encoded by the coding sequence ATGTTAAAAAGATGTCTATCCCCGCTGACGCTGGTTAACCAACTGGCGCTTATTGTCTTGCTGTCCACCGCGATCGGTGTAACCGGCATGGCGATTTCCGGCTGGCTGGTCCAGGGCGTACAGGGTAATGCGCATGCCATTAACGAGGCAGGCTCGCTACGCATGCAGAGTTATCGTCTGCTGGCCTCGGTGCCCTTAACGCAGGACGACCAGAAGCTGATCGACGATATGGAGCATACGGCTTTCAGCCCCGAACTGGAAAGTGCCGCAATTCGCGCTGGTCAGAAATCCCAGCTCAAGGCCCTTCAGGGCTACTGGCACACGCAGTTGGAGCCAGGCTTGAAGCAGGCGAAAAGCCCTGACGCCGTCGCGCGCGACGTTGCCGGTTTCGTCTCACGCATTGATACGCTGGTCTCCTCTTTCGATCAAACCACCGAATTACGCATTGACCGGGTGGTTATGATCCACCGGGTGATGGCGCTGTTTATGGGGCTGTTGCTGATTTTCACCATCGTCTGGCTGCGCGCGCGGCTGCTGAATCCCTGGAAACAGCTGCTGGCAATGGCACGCGCCGTAACGAACAGAGATTTTACCCAGCGCACGCATATTAGTGGGCGTAACGAGATGGCGATGCTCGGCCAGGCGCTCAACACCATGTCGGAAGAGCTGTCTGAAAGCTACGCTGTACTGGAACAACGGGTTCAGGAAAAAACCGCCGGACTCGAACAGAAAAACGAAATTCTCTCTTTCCTGTGGCAGGCCAACCGCCGTTTGCATATGCAGGTACCGCTGTGCGAGCGCCTCTCGCCGGTACTGAACGGTTTGCAAAACCTGACGCTGCTGCACGATCTGGAGCTGCGGGTCTACGACGTTGAAGACGAAGAAAATCATCAGGAATTTACCTGTCAGTCTGACATGTCCTGCGATGATAAAGGCTGTCACCTTTGCCCGCGGGGGATACCATCGCTAACGACGACGGGCACCACGCTGAAATGGCGCCTGATGGACAGCCACACCCAGTACGGCATTCTGCTGGCAACCCTGCCAGCCGGGCGGCATCTCAGTCACGACCAGCAGCAGCTGGTGGACACACTGGTGGAACAGCTGACGGCCACGCTGGCGCTGGACAGGCATCAGGAAAAGCAGCAGCAGCTGATTGTGATGGAAGAGCGCGCCACCATTGCGCGGGAGCTGCATGACTCCATCGCCCAATCGCTCTCCTGCATGAAGATGCAGGTCAGCTGCCTGCAGATGCAGGATGCGGAGATGCCGGAAAGCAATAAACAGCTCCTGAGCCAGATCCGCAACGAGCTGAACACTTCATGGGTTCAGCTTCGTGAACTGTTAACCACTTTCCGACTGCAGCTGACCGAGCCGGGCCTTCGCCCCGCGCTGGAGTCCAGCTGTCACGAATTTAGCGCCCGACTGGGGTTCCCGGTGAAGCTCGACTACCAGCTTCCGCCGCGTTTTGTCCCCTCCCATCAGGCTATTCATTTACTGCAGATCGCTCGCGAGGCCCTGAGCAACGTGCTCAAACACGCCAGCGCGACGGCGGTAAAGGTAACCGTCAGCCAGCACAATAATCAGGTGAAGCTGACGATTCAGGACGACGGCTGCGGCGTGCCGGAAAATGCCGAGAGAACCAACCACTATGGTTTAATTATCATGCGAGACCGCGCGCAGAGCCTGCGCGGTGATTGCCAGGTTCGCCGGAGAGACACGGGTGGCACGGAAGTGGTCGTCACCTTTATTCCCGAAAAACCGCTTACAACTGCCCAAGGAGAACACCATGACTAA
- the narL gene encoding two-component system response regulator NarL codes for MTNQEPASILLIDDHPMLRTGVKQLVSMAPDITVVGEASNGEQGIELAEALDPDLILLDLNMPGMNGLETLDKLREKSLSGRVVVFSVSNHEEDVVTALKRGADGYLLKDMEPEDLLKALQQAAAGEMVLSEALTPVLAASLRANRATSDRDVSQLTPRERDILKLIAQGLPNKMIARRLDITESTVKVHVKHMLKKMKLKSRVEAAVWVHQERIF; via the coding sequence ATGACTAATCAGGAACCGGCATCCATCCTGTTGATCGACGACCATCCCATGCTGCGCACCGGGGTGAAACAGCTTGTCAGCATGGCGCCCGATATTACCGTCGTTGGCGAAGCCAGCAACGGTGAGCAGGGTATTGAACTTGCCGAAGCGCTCGATCCTGATTTGATCCTGCTCGATCTCAACATGCCGGGCATGAACGGTCTGGAGACGCTGGACAAACTGCGCGAAAAATCCCTGTCTGGCCGCGTGGTGGTATTTAGCGTGTCGAATCATGAAGAAGACGTGGTAACGGCGCTGAAGCGCGGCGCGGACGGCTACCTGCTGAAAGATATGGAGCCGGAAGATCTGCTCAAGGCGCTGCAGCAGGCCGCGGCGGGGGAAATGGTGCTGAGCGAAGCCTTAACGCCGGTACTGGCCGCCAGCCTGCGCGCCAACCGCGCAACCTCGGACCGTGACGTGAGCCAGCTTACCCCGCGCGAGCGCGATATTCTGAAGCTGATTGCCCAGGGTCTGCCGAACAAAATGATCGCCCGCCGTCTGGACATCACCGAAAGCACGGTGAAAGTGCACGTGAAGCACATGCTGAAGAAGATGAAGTTAAAGTCCCGCGTCGAAGCCGCCGTGTGGGTCCATCAGGAACGGATTTTTTAG